In one window of Clupea harengus chromosome 4, Ch_v2.0.2, whole genome shotgun sequence DNA:
- the LOC105894265 gene encoding proteasomal ubiquitin receptor ADRM1-like, which yields MSSGALFPSLVSGSRGSSSKYLVEFRAGKMTLKGSTVTPDKRKGQVYIQQTDDSLIHFCWKDRTTGNVDDDLIIFPDDCEFKRVPQCTTGRVYVLKFKAGSKRLFFWMQEPKTDKDEEYCRKVNEYLNNPPMPGALGSGGSGSHDLSALGGEGGLQSLLGNMSHNQLMQLIGPTGLGGLGGLGALAGPGLASLLGSGAAATSSSSSSSRSQSTAVTPSSTSATTRLGSSQVPTTPSATTAASPAATPTTPSGPAPAAEASSPIQLSDLQSILATMNVPASGQGVDLASVLTPEVMAPILANAEVQQRLLPYLPSGESLPQSTDELNNTLTSPQFQQAMSMFSSALASGQLGPLMNQFGLPSEAVDAANKGDVEAFAKAMETEPKSDQDGDPKDKKDDDEDMSLD from the exons ATGTCGTCTGGAGCGTTGTTTCCAAGCTTGGTCTCCGGTTCCCGTGGATCCTCTAGTAAATACCTGGTTGAATTCCGGGCTGGAAAAATGACTCTGAAGGGGAGCACAGTTACCCCCGACAAACGGAAGGGCCAGGTCTACATCCAGCAAACGGACGACTCCCTGATTCATTTCTGCTGGAAGGACCGAACGACTGGAAACGTGGATGAT GACCTCATAATTTTCCCTGATGACTGTGAGTTCAAAAGGGTTCCTCAGTGTACCACAGGACGTGTGTACGTGCTCAAGTTCAAAGCTGGCTCCAAGCGTCTCTTTTTCTGGATGCAG GAGCCCAAGACGGATAAGGACGAGGAATACTGCAGGAAGGTGAATGAGTACCTGAACAACCCACCCATGCCTGGAGCCCTGGGCAGTGGGGGCAGTGGCAGCCATGACCTCTCCGCACTGGGAG GAGAAGGTGGATTACAGAGCCTTTTGGGTAATATGAGTCATAATCAGCTGATGCAACTGATTGGACCTACTGGGCTGGGAGGCCTTG gtGGCTTGGGAGCTTTAGCTGGTCCAGGCTTGGCAAGTTTACTGGGTAGTGGAGCTGCAGCCACTAGTAGCTCCTCATCTAG ctccCGCAGTCAGTCCACTGCCGTCACACCCTCCTCGACCTCTGCCACCACCCGTCTGGGCTCCTCCCAGGTGCCCACCACCCCCTCGGCCACCACCGCAGCATCTCCAGCCGCTACGCCCACAACACCGTCGGGCCCCGCCCCGGCTGCCGAGGCAAGTAGCCCCATCCAGCTGAGCGACCTCCAGAGCATCCTGGCCACCATGAACGTGCCTGCCAGCGGCCAGGGAG TGGATCTGGCGAGTGTTTTGACCCCTGAGGTGATGGCTCCCATCCTGGCCAACGCTGAGGTCCAGCAGAGACTCCTGCCCTACCTGCCCTCAGGAGAGTCCCTCCCGCAGAGTACAGATGAGCTCAACAACACACTCACGTCACCACAGTTCCAGcag gcTATGAGCATGTTCAGCAGCGCACTCGCATCTGGCCAGCTGGGGCCACTCATGAACCAGTTTGGTCTGCCCTCAGAAGCAGTGGACGCAGCCAACAAAGGAG ACGTGGAGGCGTTCGCTAAAGCTATGGAGACTGAGCCGAAGTCTGACCAGGACGGTGACCCTAAAGACAAGAAGGACGATGATGAAGACATGAGTTTAGATTAG